Within Sphingobium sp. KCTC 72723, the genomic segment TCCGCTTGTTCGTCCCCCCAATTTTCGCGCGTGTAAACGTAGATTTCGTCAAGACGGCGACCGGCCGCTTCCTGAACCCGGACCGCAGTCACGCCTCAAACGCGGAGATTGCGGGCAATGACGGCGTCGGCATCCAATGGTTGATAGGTGATGTCGGGTGCAGCAAAGGCGTGCGTCAATTCCGCTTTCAACCGGTCGAAGCGGTCGGCCTCCACCCGTTCCTTGTCGCGGCGAATGAGGTCGCGGACATATTCGCTGACATTGTCATAGGCACCGACGTCGCCGACATTGGCGGCGACGAATTCGCTAAGCGCGCCGCTAACACGGACGTTGAGGGTCATGGGCTTGGACATCGCGCTCCCTTCCTGTCCTCAATATAGGGGATATCAAGGACAGGGCAAGCGCGTCAGTCGATCGGTTGCGGCGCGCCGGTTGCCATATAGCGCGCCAGATTTTGGTGCAGGCTGG encodes:
- a CDS encoding type II toxin-antitoxin system ParD family antitoxin; amino-acid sequence: MSKPMTLNVRVSGALSEFVAANVGDVGAYDNVSEYVRDLIRRDKERVEADRFDRLKAELTHAFAAPDITYQPLDADAVIARNLRV